In a genomic window of Holophagales bacterium:
- a CDS encoding ABC transporter ATP-binding protein — translation MKLVLEGVSHRYPGARADSPAPVSAVLHAGEKALLEGPVGTGKTTLLLRIAGLRKGPGRVLAGEQEVTRRSAAAIRRAVGFLWQNPDDGLFLPGVLDDVALGPLNDGLSPDEALGRARLHLEEVGVAHLTDREIATLSRGERQLVALAGLLAREPGLLLLDEPLSALDAPSRERVLALLASSRATVLLATHEGSEAARHAGFRRAIRLLAGELAPVSEGG, via the coding sequence GTGAAGCTCGTCCTCGAGGGCGTGAGCCATCGCTACCCGGGTGCACGGGCGGATTCGCCCGCGCCCGTCTCCGCCGTCCTTCACGCCGGGGAGAAGGCGCTCCTCGAAGGGCCCGTCGGCACAGGCAAGACGACTCTCCTCCTCAGGATCGCCGGCCTGAGGAAGGGGCCGGGGCGCGTACTCGCGGGCGAGCAGGAGGTCACCCGCCGCTCCGCCGCGGCGATCCGTCGCGCCGTCGGGTTCCTCTGGCAGAACCCGGACGACGGGCTCTTCCTCCCTGGAGTCCTCGACGACGTCGCGCTCGGTCCTCTGAACGACGGCCTTTCCCCGGACGAAGCGCTGGGGCGCGCACGCCTCCACCTCGAGGAGGTCGGAGTCGCGCACCTCACGGACCGGGAGATCGCGACGCTCTCGCGTGGGGAGCGCCAGCTCGTTGCGCTCGCCGGGCTCCTCGCCCGGGAGCCCGGGCTCCTCCTCCTCGACGAGCCGCTCTCGGCCCTCGACGCGCCGTCCCGCGAACGGGTCCTCGCACTCCTCGCGTCGTCCCGGGCGACGGTGCTCCTCGCGACTCACGAGGGTTCGGAGGCGGCGCGCCACGCCGGGTTCCGGCGCGCGATACGACTCCTGGCCGGTGAACTCGCGCCCGTGTCCGAAGGCGGTTGA